Proteins encoded in a region of the Streptomyces violaceoruber genome:
- the fxsT gene encoding FxSxx-COOH system tetratricopeptide repeat protein — protein MAVGGGTTPCFISYVRSDRAWAEWTAWQLKDAGYEVWLDAWQLRAGSSWPSEIAAAVRDAAKVLVLVSVRYADSRFTRAELTAARDAEATIVPVVIDDTRLPRSLDGLQAVRLKGLGEQAARDTLLRAVRPDKMPAGGVLRRLGAVSPRLPGTQPRVWNVPERCDPFVGRDNLLYKVRSALIERSRVILTGRPGMGKTQLAVEYAHRFAGEYELVWWVRPTHLQVAPQLAELARRTGAATPDSSSPEAVAALTDELRGRGRWLLVLDDSASPADVPEELLRNTARGHILVTSRDSAWRQWGKRIDVGPLSPGESSELLQRYASSLPRSEARALATDLEHMPLAMIQAARLITQGVPVSGYRRALNAEEAAHGPHHGLEHTVRIAQERLASDHPEAAALLTSCALLAPDPFPLRACRGVPEWTPSDVAALLAEPEAMDQALSAIVRYGLARVDGTLRLHPGTLPALRDRLSSDERAEAALGAQALLVSALSAHPASSERWAALLPHLLAIAPRDLTRLEGFDAARRACAHLLESGDSATAVTRLSVLLEVADERFGPDAEATMETMSSLAQGIRATGDFGAARSLTERILTWSRRVLGNDHLTTLETAARLAMLLAESGEAHGAHALGTETRQELQRVLGADHPTTLALSAGLITVVRQLGLVDEARYLAEDTLDRQRRILGPQHPDALRTAVRLAGLLADGGEPERATALGEDTFLRLRRSLGPDHPSVLQAEAVLGALLSRRGDHDRAYELLSATLERQGRTLGAEHPDTLATSAQLIAVLALMERLPEARRNAKRLVARQEHTLGPGHPRTLRCSALLAALCWAMRDYDTALVSSRQVRDRQLAALGPEHSDTVDTTALLAACLADSGRHAEAERERRYLPADTREALLNAGVLPRFLKDLPVPPATGVPERLPGGVSGVRTEPPTRPVTASSGRLRVLVSHAEADRHWADWVRFELEARGHEVLADPTRTLAAYHLNQECDVVLALFSDAYLDSSAAAPVVSALAGGPPEPETTAGCRYVVLFVYPVDRARLPHVLWELITPALSDLDSDAARELLGFVLTGHGGAGRGPSFPGVTGPEDSDQTVLIRRLVTALERSLALQTRENRRNLVALLHPHGTHRLSQDGVSLRTTLYEAVRAARAMPGGRGLALLVDAVEMMDDPGSFAVAEARRIAAEIESSRETR, from the coding sequence ATGGCTGTCGGCGGTGGGACGACGCCTTGTTTCATCAGCTACGTCAGGTCCGACCGGGCATGGGCCGAGTGGACGGCGTGGCAGCTGAAGGACGCCGGGTACGAGGTGTGGCTCGACGCCTGGCAGCTACGCGCGGGCTCTTCCTGGCCCTCCGAGATCGCCGCCGCGGTGCGCGACGCGGCCAAGGTCCTAGTACTCGTTTCGGTGCGGTACGCGGACAGTCGGTTCACGCGAGCGGAGCTCACAGCCGCGCGCGACGCGGAAGCCACGATCGTGCCCGTCGTGATCGATGACACTCGTCTACCCCGGAGTCTTGACGGCCTGCAGGCCGTCCGCCTTAAGGGCCTGGGAGAACAGGCCGCCCGTGACACCCTTCTGCGGGCCGTCCGGCCCGACAAGATGCCGGCGGGCGGTGTGCTGCGCCGTCTGGGGGCCGTCAGCCCCAGGCTCCCCGGCACCCAGCCGCGGGTGTGGAACGTACCCGAGCGCTGCGACCCCTTCGTGGGTCGGGACAATCTCCTGTACAAGGTCAGGTCGGCGCTGATCGAGCGCTCCCGGGTGATCCTCACCGGGAGACCCGGTATGGGCAAGACCCAACTGGCCGTCGAGTACGCACACCGCTTCGCCGGTGAGTACGAACTCGTCTGGTGGGTCCGACCGACCCACCTGCAAGTGGCTCCCCAGTTGGCCGAGCTCGCGAGGCGCACCGGCGCCGCCACACCCGATTCCTCGTCTCCGGAGGCGGTCGCGGCCCTCACCGACGAGCTCCGCGGCCGCGGACGGTGGCTTCTGGTCCTCGACGACTCCGCGTCCCCGGCCGACGTGCCGGAGGAGCTGCTGCGGAACACCGCGAGAGGCCACATCCTGGTCACTTCCCGTGACTCCGCCTGGCGGCAGTGGGGCAAGCGGATCGACGTCGGTCCCCTCAGCCCGGGAGAGTCCTCCGAACTGCTCCAGCGATACGCATCCTCGCTGCCCCGGTCGGAGGCCCGGGCGCTGGCGACGGATCTGGAACACATGCCGCTGGCGATGATTCAGGCAGCCAGGCTCATCACACAGGGTGTCCCCGTCAGCGGTTACCGGCGGGCGCTCAACGCCGAGGAGGCCGCCCACGGTCCGCACCACGGGCTGGAGCACACCGTGCGCATCGCACAGGAGCGGCTAGCTTCGGACCACCCCGAGGCTGCGGCGCTCCTGACCTCCTGCGCTTTGCTCGCACCCGATCCCTTTCCCCTCCGGGCCTGCCGAGGGGTCCCGGAGTGGACACCCTCGGACGTGGCCGCGCTCTTGGCCGAGCCCGAGGCGATGGACCAAGCGCTGAGCGCCATCGTCCGCTATGGGCTGGCTCGTGTCGACGGCACTCTCCGTCTGCACCCGGGCACCCTGCCCGCGCTGCGGGACCGGCTTTCCAGCGACGAGCGAGCCGAGGCGGCACTCGGGGCACAGGCCCTGCTGGTTTCGGCCCTCTCCGCCCACCCGGCCTCCTCCGAGCGCTGGGCCGCCCTGCTACCCCACCTCCTCGCCATCGCGCCCCGGGACCTGACCCGGCTCGAGGGATTCGACGCGGCACGCCGAGCCTGTGCCCACCTGCTGGAGAGCGGGGACTCGGCCACCGCTGTGACCCGGCTGAGCGTGCTGCTCGAAGTCGCCGACGAGCGGTTCGGACCGGACGCCGAAGCCACGATGGAGACGATGTCCTCCCTGGCCCAGGGGATACGGGCGACGGGAGACTTCGGTGCCGCCAGGTCGTTGACCGAGCGGATCCTCACCTGGTCGCGGCGGGTCCTCGGCAACGACCATCTGACGACGCTGGAGACCGCCGCGCGCCTTGCCATGCTGCTGGCCGAATCGGGAGAGGCCCACGGCGCCCACGCTCTGGGCACGGAGACCCGGCAGGAGCTGCAACGGGTCCTCGGTGCCGACCATCCCACCACCCTGGCCCTGTCCGCCGGCCTGATCACGGTCGTACGGCAATTGGGCCTGGTCGACGAGGCCCGTTACCTGGCCGAGGACACACTCGACCGGCAGCGGCGCATACTCGGGCCACAGCACCCCGACGCCCTGCGGACCGCCGTGCGTCTGGCCGGCCTGCTCGCGGACGGTGGAGAGCCGGAACGTGCCACGGCGCTGGGCGAGGACACGTTCCTCCGTCTGCGGCGGAGCCTCGGCCCCGACCACCCGAGCGTCTTGCAGGCCGAGGCGGTGCTGGGCGCGCTGCTGAGCCGCAGAGGCGACCACGACCGGGCCTACGAACTGCTGTCCGCCACCCTGGAGCGCCAGGGTCGGACACTCGGCGCGGAACACCCCGACACCCTGGCCACCTCTGCCCAACTGATCGCGGTCCTCGCCCTTATGGAGCGGCTGCCGGAGGCCCGGCGGAACGCCAAGCGCCTCGTCGCCCGTCAGGAGCACACCCTCGGGCCCGGCCACCCTCGGACCTTGCGGTGTTCCGCTCTCCTCGCCGCACTCTGCTGGGCGATGCGCGACTACGACACCGCGCTCGTCAGCAGCAGACAGGTGCGGGACCGGCAGCTCGCCGCTCTCGGCCCGGAGCACAGTGACACAGTGGACACCACGGCGTTGCTGGCGGCTTGCCTCGCCGACAGCGGACGACACGCCGAGGCGGAGCGGGAGCGGCGGTACCTGCCCGCGGACACTCGGGAGGCCCTCCTCAACGCGGGCGTCCTCCCCCGGTTCCTGAAGGACCTGCCCGTGCCACCGGCTACCGGCGTACCCGAGCGTTTACCCGGCGGAGTGTCCGGCGTCCGAACCGAGCCGCCCACCCGGCCGGTCACCGCTTCGTCGGGTCGGCTGCGGGTGCTGGTCAGCCACGCCGAGGCCGACCGCCACTGGGCCGACTGGGTGCGCTTCGAGTTGGAGGCGCGAGGCCACGAGGTCCTGGCAGACCCCACGCGCACCCTGGCCGCGTACCACCTGAACCAGGAGTGCGACGTCGTCCTCGCGCTCTTCTCGGATGCCTACCTCGACTCGTCGGCCGCCGCGCCCGTCGTCTCCGCGCTCGCGGGCGGCCCCCCCGAGCCCGAGACAACCGCCGGATGCCGCTACGTCGTGCTCTTCGTGTACCCCGTCGACCGGGCTCGATTGCCGCACGTCCTGTGGGAACTGATCACCCCAGCGCTGAGCGACCTCGACTCCGACGCCGCGCGCGAACTGCTGGGTTTCGTCCTGACCGGCCACGGCGGTGCCGGCCGCGGCCCCTCCTTCCCCGGTGTGACCGGACCGGAGGACAGCGACCAGACGGTGCTGATCCGCCGCCTCGTCACGGCCTTGGAACGCTCTCTCGCGCTGCAGACCCGGGAGAATCGCCGGAACCTGGTCGCTCTGCTGCACCCGCACGGGACACACCGGCTCTCCCAGGACGGCGTGTCACTGCGTACGACGCTGTATGAAGCCGTGCGCGCGGCACGGGCGATGCCCGGGGGCCGGGGCCTCGCCCTGCTCGTGGACGCCGTGGAGATGATGGACGACCCGGGCTCCTTCGCGGTGGCGGAGGCCCGCCGCATTGCGGCCGAGATTGAGAGCAGCCGGGAAACCAGGTGA
- a CDS encoding TerD family protein — protein sequence MTPGSNIPLSAARVTVDVAAPVRLDVSGLLLTADGKVRSDDDFIFYNQPTGQGVTYRSGGGSAPDAIVVDTSAVPPGIEKIVVTASPDAAGQTFQGIEPTATIRNADDNAVLATFTPPQLGTETALVIVEVYLRNGAWKARAVGQGYSNGLAGIATDFGVTVEEPAAPATPPQPQAVTPPPPPAAAPTMPAAPPAPPAAPPAPAPGTGKINLDKGRVSLQKNQTVSLVKGGRPVLSQVKMGLGWEPAYRGKDIDLDASVIAYGPQRNHIDSCYFGKLSIVNGAIKHSGDNLTGEGGGDDEVIVVDLGRLPQEVSGLVFTVNSFSGQKFTEVAKAYCRLIDAASGEELVRFDLTSAEPQTGVMMAKLIRQYSGEWEMTAIGDFVKSRTVRGMVKPAAQAL from the coding sequence ATGACCCCCGGCTCGAACATCCCCCTCTCCGCCGCCCGCGTGACGGTGGACGTCGCCGCTCCCGTGCGGCTCGACGTATCGGGCCTGCTGCTCACCGCCGACGGCAAGGTGCGCTCCGACGACGACTTCATCTTCTACAACCAGCCCACCGGCCAGGGCGTGACCTACCGCTCCGGCGGCGGCAGCGCCCCGGACGCGATCGTGGTCGACACCTCCGCCGTCCCGCCGGGCATCGAGAAGATCGTCGTCACCGCCAGCCCGGACGCCGCCGGCCAGACCTTCCAGGGCATCGAGCCGACCGCCACCATCCGCAACGCGGACGACAACGCGGTGCTCGCCACCTTCACGCCCCCGCAGCTCGGCACCGAGACCGCGCTGGTGATCGTCGAGGTCTACCTGCGCAACGGCGCCTGGAAGGCCCGCGCGGTCGGCCAGGGCTACTCCAACGGCCTCGCCGGCATCGCCACCGACTTCGGCGTCACGGTGGAGGAACCGGCCGCCCCGGCGACCCCGCCGCAGCCCCAGGCGGTCACGCCACCGCCGCCCCCCGCGGCCGCGCCCACGATGCCCGCCGCTCCGCCCGCCCCGCCCGCCGCACCGCCGGCCCCCGCCCCGGGCACCGGCAAGATCAACCTCGACAAGGGCCGGGTCAGCCTCCAGAAGAACCAGACCGTCTCCCTGGTCAAGGGCGGCCGGCCGGTGCTCTCGCAGGTGAAGATGGGCCTCGGCTGGGAGCCGGCGTACCGCGGCAAGGACATCGACCTGGACGCGTCCGTCATCGCCTACGGCCCGCAGCGCAACCACATCGACAGCTGCTACTTCGGCAAGCTCTCGATCGTGAACGGCGCGATCAAGCACTCCGGCGACAACCTCACCGGCGAGGGCGGCGGCGACGACGAGGTGATCGTCGTGGATCTCGGCCGGCTCCCGCAGGAGGTCAGCGGCCTGGTCTTCACCGTGAACTCGTTCTCGGGCCAGAAGTTCACCGAGGTCGCCAAGGCCTACTGCCGCCTCATCGACGCCGCGAGCGGCGAGGAGCTGGTCCGCTTCGACCTCACCAGCGCCGAGCCGCAGACCGGCGTGATGATGGCGAAGCTGATCCGCCAGTACTCCGGCGAGTGGGAGATGACCGCCATCGGCGACTTCGTCAAGTCCCGCACGGTCCGCGGCATGGTGAAGCCGGCCGCACAGGCGCTGTAA
- a CDS encoding zinc-dependent alcohol dehydrogenase family protein yields the protein MKAAVIESVGRAVVTEVPDPTPGPREVVVEVAACGLCGTDLHILQGEFAPKLPIVPGHEFAGAVVGVGAQVTEVAVGDQVAVDPSLYCYECRYCRTGHNNLCERWAAIGVTTAGGAAQYAVAPVANCVKLPEHVRTQDAALIEPLSCAVRGYDVLQSRLGAHVLIYGSGTMGLMMLELAKRTGAASVDMVDLNPARLETARGLGVSASAATPDELDRPQGWDLVIDATGNAAAIQDGLDRVAKAGTFLQFGVADYATRVQIDPYRIYNQEITITGSMAVLHSYERAAELFANGVLDPDVFISDRIELARYPQALEQFAAGVGRKIVVVP from the coding sequence ATGAAGGCCGCCGTCATCGAGTCCGTGGGCCGCGCCGTCGTCACCGAGGTCCCCGACCCGACCCCAGGGCCGCGCGAGGTCGTCGTCGAGGTCGCCGCCTGCGGCCTGTGCGGCACCGACCTGCACATCCTCCAGGGCGAGTTCGCGCCCAAGCTCCCGATCGTGCCGGGCCACGAGTTCGCGGGCGCGGTGGTCGGCGTCGGCGCCCAGGTCACGGAGGTGGCGGTCGGCGACCAGGTGGCCGTCGACCCCTCCCTCTACTGCTACGAGTGCCGCTACTGCCGCACCGGCCACAACAACCTCTGCGAACGCTGGGCGGCCATCGGCGTGACGACGGCGGGCGGCGCGGCCCAGTACGCGGTGGCGCCGGTCGCGAACTGCGTGAAGCTCCCCGAGCACGTCCGCACCCAGGACGCGGCCCTGATCGAGCCGCTCTCCTGCGCCGTGCGCGGCTACGACGTCCTCCAGTCCCGCCTCGGCGCCCACGTCCTGATCTACGGCTCCGGCACGATGGGCCTGATGATGCTGGAGCTGGCCAAGCGCACCGGCGCGGCCAGCGTCGACATGGTCGACCTCAACCCGGCCCGCCTGGAAACGGCCCGCGGCCTCGGCGTCTCGGCCTCCGCCGCGACCCCCGACGAGCTGGACCGCCCCCAGGGCTGGGACCTGGTCATCGACGCCACCGGCAACGCGGCGGCGATCCAGGACGGCCTGGACCGCGTCGCCAAGGCCGGCACCTTCCTCCAGTTCGGCGTCGCCGACTACGCGACGCGCGTCCAGATCGACCCGTACCGCATCTACAACCAGGAGATCACCATCACGGGTTCGATGGCGGTCCTGCACAGCTACGAGCGCGCGGCGGAGCTGTTCGCGAACGGCGTCCTGGACCCCGACGTCTTCATCAGCGACCGCATCGAACTGGCCCGCTACCCCCAGGCCCTGGAGCAGTTCGCGGCGGGCGTGGGCCGCAAGATCGTGGTCGTGCCGTGA
- a CDS encoding carbohydrate ABC transporter permease, which produces MSATAVRPVVTDAKPPVRTRRRAGAGLGLVAWLVGIVFFLPIAWMALTSFHSESDAATNPPSFAASLTLDGYREFFGAGGGASPWPALVNSAVASIASTLFVLVLALPAAYALSIRPVKKWTDVLFFFLSTKMLPVVAGLLPIYLFAKNTDMLDNIWLLVILYTSMNLPIAVWMMQSFLAEVPVAIVEAARVDGAKLPTILVRVVAPIALPGIAATSLICFIFSWNELLFARVLTGVVAETAPVFLTGFITSQGLFLAKVCAASLVISLPVLAAGFAAQDKLVQGLSLGAVK; this is translated from the coding sequence ATGAGCGCCACCGCCGTACGCCCCGTCGTCACCGACGCCAAGCCGCCCGTACGCACCCGCCGCAGGGCCGGTGCCGGCCTCGGCCTGGTGGCCTGGCTGGTCGGCATCGTCTTCTTCCTGCCCATCGCCTGGATGGCGCTGACCTCCTTCCACTCGGAGTCGGACGCGGCCACCAACCCGCCCTCCTTCGCGGCCTCGCTGACGCTGGACGGCTACCGCGAGTTCTTCGGCGCGGGCGGCGGTGCCAGCCCCTGGCCCGCCCTGGTCAACTCGGCGGTGGCGTCGATCGCCTCGACCCTCTTCGTCCTGGTCCTGGCCCTGCCCGCCGCCTACGCCCTGTCCATCCGCCCGGTGAAGAAGTGGACGGACGTCCTGTTCTTCTTCCTGTCCACCAAGATGCTGCCGGTGGTGGCGGGCCTGCTGCCGATCTACCTGTTCGCCAAGAACACCGACATGCTGGACAACATCTGGCTGCTGGTCATCCTCTACACGTCGATGAACCTGCCGATCGCGGTCTGGATGATGCAGTCATTCCTGGCCGAGGTCCCGGTCGCGATCGTCGAGGCGGCCCGAGTGGACGGCGCGAAGCTGCCCACCATCCTGGTCCGCGTGGTGGCCCCCATCGCCCTCCCGGGCATCGCCGCGACATCCCTGATCTGCTTCATCTTCAGCTGGAACGAACTGCTCTTCGCCCGGGTCCTGACGGGCGTGGTCGCCGAGACCGCCCCCGTCTTCCTGACCGGCTTCATCACCAGCCAGGGCCTCTTCCTGGCCAAGGTGTGCGCCGCGTCGCTCGTCATCTCCCTGCCGGTGCTCGCCGCGGGGTTCGCCGCCCAGGACAAACTGGTCCAGGGCCTGTCGTTGGGAGCCGTGAAATGA
- a CDS encoding carbohydrate ABC transporter permease codes for MTATTTAPSAAPEHPRPAVRPPSNRLRAWATRAPLLPALIFMIVVTQLPFVATLVISFFDWNALYPDARSFTGFANYGDVLSDPALRKSVWTTILLTVAVVLVSLVLGLALALLLDRRFKGRGVVRTLLIAPFLVVPVAAALLWKHVLYNPEYGLLNGLLHYVGGPQPDWISNTPLLAVEASLVWQWTPFMMLILLAGLQSRDQQQIEAARVDGAGDWQIFVHLTLPHLRRYLELGALLGSIYIVQNFDAVFTITSGGLGTANLPYTVYQSFYQAHENGLASAAGVLVVIGSIIIATFALRVVSSLFREEVGRA; via the coding sequence ATGACCGCCACGACCACGGCCCCCTCGGCCGCACCCGAGCACCCCCGCCCCGCCGTCCGCCCGCCGTCCAACCGGCTGCGCGCCTGGGCCACCCGCGCCCCGCTCCTCCCCGCCCTGATCTTCATGATCGTGGTCACCCAGCTGCCCTTCGTGGCGACCCTGGTGATCTCCTTCTTCGACTGGAACGCCCTCTACCCGGACGCCCGCAGCTTCACCGGCTTCGCCAACTACGGCGACGTCCTCAGCGACCCGGCCCTGCGCAAGTCGGTGTGGACGACGATCCTGCTCACCGTGGCGGTCGTCCTGGTCAGCCTCGTCCTCGGCCTGGCCCTCGCCCTGCTCCTCGACCGGAGGTTCAAGGGCCGCGGCGTGGTCCGCACCCTTCTGATCGCCCCGTTCCTGGTGGTCCCGGTGGCGGCCGCCCTGCTCTGGAAGCACGTCCTCTACAACCCCGAGTACGGCCTGCTCAACGGCCTGTTGCACTACGTCGGCGGGCCCCAGCCGGACTGGATCTCCAACACCCCGCTGCTCGCGGTCGAGGCCTCACTGGTGTGGCAGTGGACGCCGTTCATGATGCTCATCCTGCTGGCCGGACTGCAGAGCCGGGACCAGCAGCAGATCGAGGCCGCCCGGGTGGACGGCGCGGGCGACTGGCAGATCTTCGTTCATCTCACCCTGCCCCACCTGCGCCGCTACCTCGAACTCGGCGCCCTGCTCGGCTCGATCTACATCGTCCAGAACTTCGACGCCGTCTTCACGATCACGTCCGGCGGCCTGGGCACGGCCAACCTGCCCTACACCGTCTACCAGAGCTTCTACCAGGCCCACGAGAACGGCCTCGCCTCGGCCGCGGGCGTCCTGGTCGTCATCGGCTCGATCATCATCGCCACCTTCGCACTGCGCGTGGTGTCGTCCCTGTTCCGCGAGGAGGTCGGCCGCGCATGA
- a CDS encoding ABC transporter substrate-binding protein, translating to MRTQSRRRPRATLAMAAAGTLLAPLLTGCWVGAGGAGSGGNAINVLMVNNPQMVELQKLTADHFTKETGIKVNFTVLPENDVRDKISQDFANQAGQYDAATLSNYEIPIYARNDWLHEMDSYVAKDPAYDEQDVLGPMRESLTADDGKLYGQPFYGESSFLMYRKDLFAKAGLTMPEHPTWTQVASFAEKLDGSEPGMKGICLRGLPGWGELMAPLTTVVNTFGGTWFDQDWQARLDSPEWEKATKFYVDLVREHGESGAAQSGFAECLNNMTQGKVAMWYDATSAAGSLDAADSPVKGKIGYAPAPVEKTDSSGWLYTWAWGIQKASRNSDKAWKFVSWASSKEYEQLVGDEIGWSNVPAGKRASTYENPAYVKEAAAFQEMTRKAIEGARPKDPGVQPRPAPGIQFVGIPEFTDLGTKVSQEISAAIAGRQSVEEALKKSQQLAEQISEEYEGR from the coding sequence ATGCGAACCCAGAGCCGACGGAGGCCGCGAGCCACGCTCGCCATGGCCGCCGCAGGGACGCTGCTCGCCCCGCTGCTCACCGGCTGCTGGGTCGGGGCGGGCGGCGCCGGATCCGGCGGCAACGCCATCAACGTCCTGATGGTCAACAACCCGCAGATGGTCGAGTTGCAGAAGCTCACCGCCGACCACTTCACCAAGGAGACCGGCATCAAGGTGAACTTCACCGTCCTGCCGGAGAATGACGTCCGGGACAAGATCAGCCAGGACTTCGCCAACCAGGCCGGCCAGTACGACGCCGCCACCCTCTCCAACTACGAGATACCCATCTACGCCCGCAACGACTGGCTGCACGAGATGGACTCCTACGTCGCCAAGGACCCGGCCTACGACGAGCAGGACGTCCTCGGCCCGATGCGCGAGTCCCTCACCGCCGACGACGGCAAGCTCTACGGCCAGCCCTTCTACGGCGAGTCCTCCTTCCTGATGTACCGCAAGGACCTGTTCGCCAAGGCCGGCCTGACCATGCCCGAGCACCCCACCTGGACCCAGGTGGCCTCCTTCGCGGAGAAGCTCGACGGGTCCGAGCCCGGCATGAAGGGCATCTGCCTGCGCGGACTGCCCGGCTGGGGCGAGCTGATGGCGCCCCTGACGACGGTCGTGAACACCTTCGGCGGCACCTGGTTCGACCAGGACTGGCAGGCCCGGCTCGACTCCCCCGAGTGGGAGAAGGCGACGAAGTTCTATGTCGACCTGGTCCGCGAGCACGGCGAGTCCGGCGCCGCCCAGTCCGGCTTCGCCGAGTGCCTGAACAACATGACGCAGGGCAAGGTCGCCATGTGGTACGACGCCACCTCCGCGGCCGGCTCCCTGGACGCCGCCGACTCCCCGGTCAAGGGCAAGATCGGCTACGCGCCCGCGCCGGTGGAGAAGACGGACTCCTCCGGCTGGCTCTACACCTGGGCCTGGGGCATCCAGAAGGCCTCCCGCAACTCCGACAAGGCCTGGAAGTTCGTCTCCTGGGCGTCCAGCAAGGAGTACGAGCAGCTGGTCGGCGACGAGATCGGCTGGTCCAACGTCCCGGCCGGCAAGCGCGCCTCGACGTACGAGAACCCGGCCTACGTCAAGGAGGCCGCCGCCTTCCAGGAGATGACCAGGAAGGCCATCGAGGGCGCCAGGCCCAAGGACCCCGGCGTGCAGCCGCGGCCCGCGCCCGGCATCCAGTTCGTCGGCATCCCCGAGTTCACCGACCTCGGAACCAAGGTCTCCCAGGAGATCAGCGCGGCCATCGCCGGACGCCAGTCCGTCGAGGAGGCCCTGAAGAAGTCCCAGCAGCTCGCCGAGCAGATCTCCGAGGAGTACGAGGGACGATGA
- a CDS encoding DeoR/GlpR family DNA-binding transcription regulator: protein MSTRTRTTEERRHEIVRVARATGSVDVTALAAELGVAKETVRRDLRALEDHGLVRRTHGGAYPVESAGFETTLAFRATSHVPEKRRIASAAVELLGDAETVFVDEGFTPQLIAEALPRDRPLTVVTASLPVAGALAEAGDTSVLLLGGRVRSGTLATVDHWTTKMLAGFVIDLAYIGANGISREHGLTTPDPAVSEVKAQAVRAARRTVFAGAHTKFGAVSFCRFAEVGALEAIVTSTLLPSAEAHRYSLLGPQIIRV from the coding sequence ATGAGCACGCGGACGAGGACGACGGAAGAACGCCGGCACGAGATCGTGCGGGTCGCCCGCGCCACCGGCTCGGTCGACGTCACCGCGCTCGCCGCCGAACTGGGCGTCGCCAAGGAGACCGTACGACGCGACCTGCGCGCCCTGGAGGACCACGGCCTGGTCCGCCGCACCCACGGCGGCGCCTACCCGGTGGAGAGCGCCGGTTTCGAGACCACGCTCGCCTTCCGCGCCACCAGCCACGTGCCCGAGAAGCGCCGGATCGCGTCCGCCGCCGTCGAACTGCTCGGCGACGCGGAGACGGTCTTCGTCGACGAGGGCTTCACCCCCCAGCTCATCGCCGAGGCCCTGCCCCGGGACCGGCCGCTGACCGTGGTCACCGCGTCCCTGCCGGTGGCGGGCGCGCTGGCCGAGGCGGGCGACACGTCCGTCCTGCTGCTCGGCGGCCGGGTCCGCTCGGGCACCCTGGCCACCGTCGACCACTGGACCACGAAGATGCTGGCCGGCTTCGTCATCGACCTGGCGTACATCGGCGCCAACGGCATCTCCCGGGAGCACGGTCTCACCACCCCCGACCCCGCGGTCAGCGAGGTCAAGGCGCAGGCCGTCCGGGCCGCCCGCCGCACGGTGTTCGCCGGCGCGCACACCAAGTTCGGGGCGGTGAGCTTCTGCCGGTTCGCGGAGGTCGGCGCCCTGGAGGCCATCGTCACCAGCACGCTGCTGCCCTCGGCCGAGGCCCACCGCTACTCCCTCCTCGGCCCCCAGATCATCCGCGTCTGA
- a CDS encoding NAD-dependent epimerase/dehydratase family protein, whose protein sequence is MSAPRTVLLTGAAGGLGTLMRELLPGHGYELRLLDLLPVEGEPDAIVADLADRDALREAVRGVDAIIHLAGISLEASFDKILAANIEGTYNLYEAAREEGVGRIVFASSNHAVGYTPRPQGDDPLIPIDTPRRPDTFYGLSKCFGEDLAQLYWDKHGIETVSVRIGSCFPEPTSVRMLSVWMSPADGARLFHAALTAENVGHTVVHGSSANTRLWWDLTSARALGYEPQDDSEPYAGKLVAEQGELDPGNPAHARLGGHFVTDPPIWPY, encoded by the coding sequence ATGTCCGCTCCCCGCACCGTCCTGCTCACCGGCGCCGCCGGCGGCCTCGGCACCCTGATGCGGGAACTGCTCCCCGGCCACGGCTACGAGCTGCGCCTGCTCGACCTGCTCCCGGTCGAGGGCGAGCCGGACGCGATCGTCGCCGACCTCGCCGACCGGGACGCCCTGCGCGAGGCGGTCCGGGGCGTCGATGCGATCATCCACCTCGCGGGCATCTCCCTGGAAGCCTCTTTCGACAAGATCCTCGCGGCGAACATCGAGGGCACGTACAACCTGTACGAGGCCGCCCGCGAGGAGGGCGTCGGCCGCATCGTCTTCGCCTCCTCCAACCACGCCGTCGGCTACACCCCCCGGCCGCAGGGCGACGACCCCCTCATCCCCATCGACACGCCACGCCGCCCGGACACCTTCTACGGCCTGTCCAAGTGCTTCGGCGAGGACCTCGCCCAGCTCTACTGGGACAAGCACGGCATCGAGACCGTCTCCGTCCGCATCGGCTCCTGCTTCCCCGAGCCGACCAGCGTGCGCATGCTCTCGGTGTGGATGAGCCCCGCGGACGGCGCCCGCCTCTTCCACGCGGCACTCACCGCCGAGAACGTGGGGCACACCGTCGTCCACGGCTCCTCCGCCAACACCCGCCTGTGGTGGGACCTGACCTCCGCGCGGGCGCTCGGTTACGAGCCGCAGGACGACTCCGAGCCGTACGCCGGCAAGCTCGTCGCCGAACAGGGCGAACTCGACCCCGGCAACCCGGCGCACGCCCGCCTGGGCGGCCACTTCGTGACCGACCCCCCGATCTGGCCGTACTGA